Proteins from a genomic interval of Kitasatospora herbaricolor:
- a CDS encoding NUDIX domain-containing protein produces the protein MAGPEAQESTVEQLPPAEYLRTLPHGTLFATAHLTDEEGSPLLLRSVYDPEEWQLVGGNLDFGEDPWGCVRREAQDETGLALPEEPGALLAVIFGPPSGPWPFKVGLVFDGGTLTGRRIAEIRLDPEEHTELRVLPLARWRPVLAPRRRSIVEAAAEARRTGRTAYLHLGGPAATSRPGNAKGPEADASGPFTCK, from the coding sequence GTGGCCGGCCCCGAGGCCCAGGAGAGCACCGTCGAACAACTGCCACCGGCCGAGTACCTGCGGACGCTTCCGCACGGCACCCTGTTCGCCACCGCCCATCTGACGGACGAGGAGGGCAGCCCGCTGCTGCTGCGTTCCGTCTACGACCCGGAGGAGTGGCAACTCGTCGGCGGCAACCTGGACTTCGGCGAGGATCCCTGGGGCTGCGTCCGACGCGAGGCCCAGGATGAGACCGGTCTCGCGCTCCCCGAGGAGCCGGGCGCACTGCTGGCCGTGATCTTCGGCCCGCCGTCCGGGCCCTGGCCGTTCAAGGTCGGCCTGGTCTTCGACGGTGGCACCCTGACCGGCCGTCGGATCGCCGAGATCCGGCTCGACCCCGAGGAGCACACCGAACTCCGCGTGCTGCCGCTGGCACGGTGGCGACCGGTGCTGGCGCCGCGCCGCCGCTCGATCGTCGAGGCGGCGGCCGAGGCCCGCCGCACCGGCCGGACCGCCTACCTCCACCTCGGCGGGCCCGCCGCGACTTCCCGTCCCGGCAACGCGAAGGGCCCGGAGGCTGA